Part of the Planctomycetia bacterium genome is shown below.
GGTCGGCTTTCTGCTCCTCTGCTGGGCCGACTGGGGGCGGGGACCGGCCGGAAGCGTCGTCTGGCGGTCGCTGTTTCACGCCGTGTCGGCATTCTGCAACGCCGGCTTCGCCCTGCACGACGACAACCTCGTGCCGGATGCCGGCCGCGTCTCCATCAACCTCGTCATCTGTGGCCTGATCATCGTCGGCGGACTCGGCTTCCCGGTGATCTTCGACGTCGTCTCCCGGCTGCGGCGCCGGGAGCCGTTCTGGGACCGGCTCCACACGCAGTCGAAAATGATGCTCATCGGCACCGCCCTGCTGCTGGCCCTCGGCGCCGTCTCCTTCTGGATGCTCGAATGGGGGGAGGCGCTGGAGCGGGAGACCATCGGGACCCGGCTGTTGATGGGGCTGTTTCACTCCACCACCTGCCGCACCGCCGGCTTCAACACCGTCCGCTACGTCGAGCTCTCGAGCGCCACGCTGTTTCTGGCGATCGTGCTCATGGCGATCGGCGCCGGCCCCTGCTCCACGGCGGGGGGCTTCAAGGTGAGCACGTTCATGACGCTCGTCGTCAGCTCGTGGGCCAACTTCCGCGGCTGCCGGCATGCCAACTTCTTCAAGCGGACGATTCCCGCCGCCGCGGTGCAGCGGGCCACGGCCACGGCTTTGTTCTTCGGCGCCGTGGCGATCGTGGCCCTCGTCGCCCTGCTCGTCGTCGAGGCGCGGAGCACGGTGGCGACGGAGTCGCGCTGGTTCCTGCGGGCGCTCTTCGAGTGCATCTCGGCGCTCGGCACGGTGGGCCTGTCCACCGACCTGACGCCGCAGCTCACCGACCCCGGCAAGCTCGTGCTCGTCGGCCTGATGCTCCTGGGCCGCCTCGGCCCGATCACCGCCGCCGTGGCCCTGGCCCGAGAACGGCGGACCTACCTGCCCCGTTACCCCGAGGAGGAGCCGCTCATCGGCTGATTCCCATGGCACAGTCCGCCAAGAAATTCATCATGCTCGGCATGGGCTCGTTCGGCACGGCCCTGGCGACGAAGCTCGCCGCCAACGG
Proteins encoded:
- the trkH1 gene encoding potassium transporter TrkH; this encodes MPQFTGSLVRYPARVSFVAYVVAVLLGGFLLTLPACRQPGRPPVSFVDGAFTATSACCVTGLTVRSTLNDFSFLGQALILALIQLGGLGIMTITTLVSFHIGGQATLHQRAVIAETLGIRSGRDLRWVTFGVLVTVLSAELVGFLLLCWADWGRGPAGSVVWRSLFHAVSAFCNAGFALHDDNLVPDAGRVSINLVICGLIIVGGLGFPVIFDVVSRLRRREPFWDRLHTQSKMMLIGTALLLALGAVSFWMLEWGEALERETIGTRLLMGLFHSTTCRTAGFNTVRYVELSSATLFLAIVLMAIGAGPCSTAGGFKVSTFMTLVVSSWANFRGCRHANFFKRTIPAAAVQRATATALFFGAVAIVALVALLVVEARSTVATESRWFLRALFECISALGTVGLSTDLTPQLTDPGKLVLVGLMLLGRLGPITAAVALARERRTYLPRYPEEEPLIG